One genomic window of Phycisphaerales bacterium includes the following:
- a CDS encoding VCBS repeat-containing protein, translating to MSVTRIVHQRTVAVLAAIMPLVAVAQPCDPTAIFEPERRSGAGLAPSTVALADLDGDGDQDMVITNSFTNEVGVWPNNGDGTFAPRVGLSVGGFPLYVALGDLSGDGVMDIATANLNTNDISVLLGRGDGSFEPQQRFGAWIRPSSLALGDLDGDGNADVVVANENGNNVSVLLGRGGGTFDPQQRFDVGQRPLNVAVGDLDGDGVPDVIVANATDDNVSVLLGVGDGSLANQQRFAAGDGPIGLAVGDLDNDGNADVAVANERSEDVSVLLGRGDGTFEPQQHLHVGPGPLRVAMADLDGDGNHDLVVPNNLTDDVSLLLGRGDGTFAPEIRFGVGDGPRFAALGDLDGDGDTDAAVVNFNRDTLSVLINRCGPSTCAADLDGDDVLTIFDFLAFGNLFDLMDPRADFDGDGEFTIFDFLAFQNAFDAGCP from the coding sequence ATGTCCGTGACCCGCATCGTGCACCAACGAACGGTGGCTGTGCTCGCCGCCATCATGCCCCTGGTTGCGGTGGCCCAGCCGTGCGACCCGACTGCGATCTTCGAGCCAGAGCGACGCTCGGGTGCCGGTCTGGCCCCGAGCACCGTGGCGCTCGCGGACCTGGATGGCGACGGCGATCAGGACATGGTCATCACGAACAGCTTTACCAACGAAGTGGGCGTGTGGCCCAACAACGGCGATGGCACGTTCGCTCCCCGAGTCGGTCTTTCCGTCGGGGGATTCCCGCTTTACGTGGCGCTCGGCGATCTGAGCGGCGATGGCGTCATGGACATCGCCACAGCGAATCTCAACACCAATGACATCAGCGTGTTGCTCGGCCGGGGCGATGGTTCATTCGAGCCGCAGCAACGTTTTGGCGCCTGGATCCGCCCCAGCAGCCTCGCGCTGGGCGATCTGGACGGCGATGGCAATGCCGACGTCGTTGTTGCGAACGAGAACGGCAACAACGTCAGCGTGCTGCTCGGCCGCGGCGGCGGCACCTTCGATCCGCAGCAGCGCTTCGACGTCGGCCAGCGGCCCCTGAACGTCGCCGTGGGCGACCTGGATGGCGATGGCGTGCCGGACGTCATCGTCGCCAATGCGACGGACGACAACGTCAGCGTCTTGCTCGGCGTTGGTGACGGATCGCTCGCGAACCAGCAGCGCTTCGCGGCCGGCGACGGCCCCATTGGGCTTGCCGTGGGCGACCTCGACAACGACGGTAACGCCGATGTGGCCGTGGCCAACGAGCGCAGCGAGGACGTGAGCGTGCTCCTGGGGCGGGGCGATGGAACGTTCGAGCCCCAGCAACACTTGCATGTCGGTCCCGGACCGCTCCGCGTTGCCATGGCCGATCTTGATGGCGACGGCAACCACGACCTGGTCGTGCCCAACAACCTGACCGACGACGTGAGCCTGCTGTTGGGACGGGGTGATGGAACGTTTGCACCGGAGATCCGCTTCGGTGTGGGCGACGGGCCGCGTTTCGCGGCGCTGGGTGATCTCGATGGCGACGGCGACACGGACGCCGCGGTGGTGAACTTCAACCGCGACACCCTGAGCGTCCTCATCAATCGCTGCGGCCCGAGCACCTGCGCCGCCGACCTCGACGGCGACGATGTGCTCACCATCTTCGACTTCCTCGCCTTCGGCAACCTCTTCGACCTCATGGACCCCCGCGCCGATTTCGACGGCGACGGCGAGTTCACGATCTTCGACTTCCTCGCCTTCCAGAACGCCTTCGACGCCGGCTGCCCGTAG